Within bacterium, the genomic segment GCCCAGATGTAACTCATGAAGTACTGGGGATACCATCGCGACGATTCATTTTCAGGGTCATTTGCATGGCAAAGGATCAGGAATGAGGGCAATTTACTGTTATTACCCTCACCCTCGATCCCTCTCCTGTAAACAGGAGAGGAAAGAAAAGCATTAAATCAGATATTCGGGCATGTTACTTATAATTATTTCAAAAATTTCGATTCGTCAATGAATCTACTTCAGCTCTTTTATCCTGATGTTGCGGAATTCGAGGTATGACCCATGCCCGAGAAAGCCGATATGGCCTTTCGTCCGTTTCAGGCCGGGGTGCTCTTTACCGTCGACAGTCCCGTTCTTGCTCGCTTCATTGATATCGGCATCGACAATGGTCTCACCGTTAAGGACAACCTTGATATGAGGCCCCTGTGCGGTAACCTCCTCGTAATTCCATTCACCGACCGGCTTTTGAAATCCTTTTTTAGAGGGAACAACGCCGTAAATCGATCCGTGGTACTGATACGGGTGAAGGTCCATGTATTTCTCGGAGGAATCGTCGAGAATCTGAATTTCCATGCCCACATACGCCGCATCGCCTTCGAGCGGGGCGCGGATTCCAAGGCCGTTGTTGGCGCCGGGTGTCAGCTTGAACTCGAAGCGTAGAATAAAA encodes:
- a CDS encoding DUF1080 domain-containing protein, coding for MASKTIRFFGFLLITALMLIFGLSGVFAQNAAKNEAGFTPLLNGKNLSNWTGNTVGYVLEKDGRLVCYPDSGKGNIYTAKEYGDFILRFEFKLTPGANNGLGIRAPLEGDAAYVGMEIQILDDSSEKYMDLHPYQYHGSIYGVVPSKKGFQKPVGEWNYEEVTAQGPHIKVVLNGETIVDADINEASKNGTVDGKEHPGLKRTKGHIGFLGHGSYLEFRNIRIKELK